gccatgtgtctattaaataattaatgtaagctcttcaacttctaatttataggttaatgatatttttattatttaattttatatattatttaattttacatatttaattatactattactaaatttattttaatattacatgattttttaataaaactattttaatagttttctcatacttgaagattttttttgtaatccaaatTCAAAGTATGAGTGTATCATAGTCGTGAATtacttaatgatttgagtaagtaaaaattatatttaaattaaacaatacaaaaaaattcgaaaaaacCGCGGCGTATCGcggatgataaaaaaaagataataaaggTAAATAACCACTTATAGAATAAACcagctttcttttttcttctttttgcgAAGAATAAACCAgcttatttaatatttttccatatttttttccttgtcgattttttttatttctttttgccCTAAATCGTTCGAGAAACCCAAAATCCAATCCCTTGTCTAATTCATCGATGcccaaaccaaaattgaaaactttatCCTCAAGAGATTAGGAAAATCTCATTCATTATGTTAAAAATCCCTTTTGGGGATTATATTTATCAGAGAAAAAGATTCGAATTGAGTGTCTTCATGATTTGGGCAAAGCTAATCTGATCTTGcggagacaacaacaaaaattgtctgttttttttaccaattcGTAACGGAAAGTGTTCAAAGTTCCAATCTTTGGATCCTCCGAGCAAAATCTCTATCTTTTCAATGGCGGATCatcaagaagacgaagatTTGAAATTGGCTCTTAAGATGAGTATGCAATACAATCCTCCTGAGCCAAAACGGAGCAAAcccattgaagaagaagaaactggatCCGGATCTCAATCTGGTGGTGAATCACCGGAGGCGAAATCTCGTCGGTTGCAGAGAGAGCTTAtggctgctgctgctgagaAGCGTATGGTTTTGTTTCCTAAGAGTCCTTCTCCTGTTAACAAAGCTAGGGTTTTGCCAATTAGTGTTGTTGGTGGTGATAAGGATGAGGAAGTTGTGGGATCTTGTTTGGGGAAGGAGTTGTCTGTGGAAGAGTCTGATCAGTTGTTTTCGATTGTGTTTGGGAATGAGGTTTCGAAAAGTGTTCTTGCTCAATGGACTAATCAAGGCATAAGGTATGATTCTTGAATTTGGATTTGTGTTGTTCTTTAAATTTTGTCATTGGGTTTAGTGCATTCATATAGTAGCTAGGGTTTTGAATTTGACTGTATATAGTTTCTAGAGTTTAAGAAGTATATCTCTTTATCTAGGAGAGAAGGTATGGTGTTGGTTGTGAATAAGTAGCTgagaattgagaagaaaagatttgtGATTGTTAGTTGTGGTGATATGGTTGATGTCTAGCTGTGCGAATGTGTGTTGGATCCGTTACTGAGCCGTTCAAACCCTCTAGGTAGTGATATCGTTAATGACTAGTTGGCGCGGATATGAGTTGGATTCGTTAGAAAGCCGTTAAAACCCCGTTGGGTGGTAGTTAATACAGAAGCTAGACTAAGAGTGAGGGTATCATATGGACGTTTAAGGCATTAGTTTAAATTCAGCTATCTGATATTGGATTCTTCTCAACACCAGAGCAGCTAGATTAAGAGTGAGGGTTTCTTATGGCCTTTTGAGGCAATAGTTTTATATACGATGTGGGATTCTTCTCAACATAAAAGCTAGATTAAGAGTGAAAGTATCGTATGGCCTTTTAAGACATTAGTTTTATTATCTGCTATCCGATATGGGATCCTTCTCAACACCTAAGCTAGATTAAGAGTGAAAGTGTCTTATGGCCTTTTAAGGCATTAGTTTTGTATCGCGCCCTTTAGATAGTGACTTACACGTTGCTGATAGTCAACTGACTTGCATTCTTGTTGGGCTCTCCCCACTGAGCCTTTTCTCAATCTAGTCTTCTCTATCTTTAGCTCCTTTCCATCCCCTTGTTGCTTGTTGGGAATCTTTTAATTTCCTGTTAGTTAAATGAATTGATAGGGTAAAGAGTCAAGGAGGAAATATTTACATACATAGAAATTGTAGAAAAAGCATAGAAATTTTCCCCACACGGAAAGCTTCATGCAGTTGGCAAAGCTTCCTAACAAGAGATGAACGCTCTTATCCCTCGGAAGCTATCCGATTATCACCCTCTTGTTCCCTATTGATAATAAACACAACCATTATCCCTAATTTTTTCGAAATTATAGATACCAAATCAGTCATATGTCAGTTAATATCCAGCAAATATTTGCTGCAGATCTATCATATCAGATTGATCTTTTCTGGAGAATATGTTTCCATGAAAGGCAATTAAATTTTGATGGCTATACCTGTAAACACGCTCTAATTGCTTATGATTCTTTCTTCCTTCAGCtctaatttcaaaaatcaaatcagatTTGCATAGTCTCCGAAAATGTTTGGTTATTCCagacattttgttttctcgtaGGTATATTGATATAATAGTGGACCATAATCTATTTGTATCAGACATGTCATAATGTAACTTATTTCTTCAGTGAAATATGGTTCCTCACGCTGCGagtttccatgttttttttgttattgtatcGTATTTCATAATTAACTTAATGTGCCCACTATGTAACTAATGTTTTGACTCCTTATTTATAGATTTAGCCCTGATCCTGAAACTACTATAGGATTAGTGCAGCATGAAGGTGGGCCCTGCGGTGTTTTAGCAGCACTACAAGTAattctcttaattttcttgttGTGATCTGTTCCCGGGAACATTCTTACAGTTGATGCTGACTGTTCCTTTTTCTGTGTAGGCATTTGTTCTTAAATACCTTCTTTACTTTCCGGGTGACAGAGTAGCTTCCCCCTGTATGGGTGTCTGGACATTATCTAAAGATCGTCATGTTGTGTCTGACTCCTTCTCTTCTGTaactgaagaagcaaaaacaaagtGATTTTTCTCAGAATAGTTAAGACTATGATTTACTTCCGAAATTTAGTTATCATGCTTAGTACTCAGCATATATCGTTGTTTGTCCCGTATTTTGCAGGGCCCTTGTCAGAAGTATGTGTGAGATTCTATTTATGTGTGGAGACAACAACCGCGCTGTAATAGCAAGTTTCACTAATTTTGAGGATTCCAGTAGTAATCAAAAAGATGAGGTTAGTTGAACTTGAGTAGTTCTTCATATCTGGTGCAAGCATTGGTTTTGCTGCAGTAATATATATGTGGTGTCCTTATCAGATTCCTTCTAATATATTGTTGCAGGCAATGGCTGGTGGGCTCCCCATTGAATCTGCTTCAGATTTGCAGAAGATCTTAAGGTTCGAGACATTCACAACTCAAGCCAGTGCCCAAAATAAGCTAGAAGGCACAATAACTGCTTTTCAAAGTCGCATGGGTGCTTTGCTGTTCCTAATTTCTGCTTTACTCTCCCGAGGACTGGTATATTGACGCAACCTTGATCCTTAttactcttttgtttgttaacaTGTGTGCAAGGAGGCAAACCTGAATGATAGTAGGGGATTGAACGAATTTGAATCCTTTGATTTAGTCCTGTGGTTGTGTGGGATCCTTTGATTAGAAAAATGCTTAGATGTTTAGGTCGTTGACTAGTTTGGGGCCTTGAGAGCCTTGGGGTCAATATGCTCTAGGATTGATTAGTAATAAAGCAAGATTTTGATTCCTGATCTTAACAGAATCATTGTGGTAGAtaattcatttcatttctctaGGTCAGCTCGATGGATCTCTCCTTTGTTTCTTATGTGTCTATTACTGCCTAAAATAGCGTTAATGGATAATTTTGTGATGAACAGGATTCAGTTCAAGCCGACAGGGATGATCCAAACCTCCCCCTAGTAACTGCACCATTTGGACATGCCTCCCAGGTAATAGAACAAACACATTTCAGAATCTAGACTGGTTAATTGTTTCTCCTACTTCTATCCTGTGTTTTGAGTTCTACTGATTTTTCTCTATGcctctttttttattaggaAATTGTAAACCTGCTGCTGTGTGGAGAAGCGGTTCCTAATGTATTTGATGGACGGATGGATCTTGGAGGCGGCATGTTTCTGAAAGGCATATCTAAGAATGTAGATGTGGGCTTCCTCACGTTGCTCGAGTCTCTCAACTTCTGCAAAGTCGGTCAGAATCTCAAATGTCCCAAATGGCCAATATGGGTTATTGGCAGTGAGTCTCATTACACCGTCTTGTTTGCACTTGACCCATCCGTCCAAGAAGAAAACGAACTTGAGCTGAGAGAGTCTCAGATAAGAAGAGCTTTCGATGCAAGAGACCAAAGCGGAGGAGGAGGTTTCATAACTGTGGAGGCCTTTCACCAAGTTGCTCAGGAAACAAACATCAGACTCCCAATCAAGAAGCTCGACGACATCTGCGCCACGGGTTTCATCGTGTGGAGCGAGTTATGGCAAGTTATCTTGGAACTAGACCAAAATTTGGGAGGGATAAAAGATGCAACAGGACTGATGGGAAAGAAAGTGTTTGATATCTATCACTTCAACGGAATTGCCAAGTCCGATATAAACGGTGGTGGTCAAGCAATGGCTGTGGAAGGTGGGATGGTTCCTATGCAAAGGCCAAGGCTGACAAAACTAAACGTATCGGTTCCTCCAAAATGGACACCAGAAGAGTACATGACATGTGCACTGCCGCCGAGCAGCTCTGAGAAAGACTCAGAAGTGAATCAGCCAAAACCGGTCCAACATGCACCACTGGTGGATTGTATCAGAACTCGGTGGTCGCGTGCCGCTTGTAGCTGGTCTGGAGATCCTCCAAGTATAGTCTGAAGAATGTTGTATTATGAGAAAGCTTGAGCGTTTATTCTGGCTCATTGGAttctaaagaaagaaaacggAAACTGCTGATCTGATTTGGCGGTTAACACGCGTCTGAACTTTCTTTGCGTTGTCCGTTTTTTTCATGTTGTGTATTGATGTAGAATTTTTGTTATCTATTATTGAACATTATTGAGACAAATGAATATTTCAATTGTTGGATAAAATTGCTTTCAATAACATTGATCATATTCTGATTTAAGACTAAGGTCTTGAAATGGCTAAGAAACTATGGTTTCATCCCAATACTTAAAcaattacatataaattttactttttgatcatgtatatttacttttgttattatatCGCGGTACAGCATGCACCACAATAGTAGATAGTATTTTATGTTTGGTAAACATCTTTTAATGGATTTGGTTATACGCACTTCTACAACATATCCAccttcttaattttttttataataaaaaaaaagtgtttccAAACAATTGCTGCTTATTTCCATTCAATTAGATCAAAAcactatttttttcatttgctAGCAATCAAAGTCACTATTTATAGATAAGGGTAGGAATAATATCAATGTTTTTAAACATCATCCAGAAGGCAAACTGGACTACCTTCCGGACCATCGAGTCGAACCGCAAAtcaattgatatttttatattatgtatttatagagattatatagttttataaatgaaaaataaaaatgagtgtgtcatgtttaacaaaaaaattgaaatctaaCGAGAACAGTAATGtaatcaaaaattttaaatccaactaaaagttaaaaatatatattaaaataataaaaaatcaccaatgataaaaataaactaataaagaaaaaagactctCCAcatctgtttgtttttatcttgATTTAgactttgtaaattttttttgttttttttgtgctatGAGTCTAGGAAGATTGGTTCAGATTAGTGTATTTGTATGTTTGGGGTTTTCCCATTTGGTTTGATCATTGTCTCTGGAAGTCTACATATATTCGCCGGCTTAAGTTTCTGGAAGGTTTGAATACCTTGCCGGCTATTGTATTCCGATCTTGTATCACCAATATAATCTATATTTCtaatgacaaaaagaaaaaagaaattcttAAGAGACTAAATATTCATAAAAGACGAGAAAGGTATGTTGGCTCGTATGTGGCCGCTTGAAAAGAATTGAAAAGGTTTTATACATAActgatataaaacaaaactttaaatattttcaaaatcaaatagatTTCGTAAACAATCATCCAACCCGTTTAATCGGTTCACCGGATCATTGATCATGGAtcaaatagatttttttttttttttttgggatttccCGTTTTAGAATTACTGAATATTAGCAGTAATCATGAGCGGTTGTTAATTGAAGTTCTTGTGTCTTTATATTCGATTAGTTACATAATTCCTTCAACTTTTGATCCTTGTAGACACATGTTACAATGTACAAAATATAATCTGTTGAAGTAAACCGAAACATTATTCAATGTGAGAACCGGATAAgattattagtattatttatttatatatattgtttttttaaaagtaaataagtTGGTAAATATCGAGAATATAGGTTTTCAGACCAAACACATCACTTTGGTCCTACTTAGTACTTACCTGCCCCTCTCgacaaaatttcttttgtacTTTCACATTTCTCTGTAATAAACTCGGTAGGTTTGCGAAAACCTCGCCgccgggaaaaaaaaaaatcaatggaaggaggaggaagaggacCAAATCAAACGATTCTCAGTGAAATAGAACATATGCCTGAAGCTCCACGTCAACGTATCTCTCATCACCGTCGAGCTCGCTCTGAAACCTTCTTCTCCGGCGAATCAATCGACGATCTCCTCTTATTCGATCCTTCCGATATCGATTTCTCTTCTCTAGACTTCCTCAAcgctccaccaccaccacaacaatcacaacaacaaccgCAAGCTTCTCCCATGTCCGTTGATTCGGAAGAAACCTCATCGAACGGTGTTGTTCCTCCTAATTCTCTTCCTCCAAAACCCGAAGCTAGATTCGGTCGCCATGTTCGTAGCTTCTCGGTTGATTCCGATTTCTTCGATGATTTGGGTGTTACTGAGGAGAAGTTTATAGCTACAAGTtcaggagagaagaagaaagggaatCATCATCATAGCAGGAGTAATTCTATGGATGGAGAGATGAGTTCGGCGTCGTTTAATATCGAATCGATTTTAGCTTCTGTGAGTGGTAAAGATAGTGGGAAGAAGAATATGGGTATGGGTGGTGATAGACTTGCTGAGCTTGCTTTGCTTGATCCTAAAAGAGCTAAAAGGTATATAATTTAGTGTTGTTTTTTACTTAAAGCTTGTAacttttttgtgatttgattgaGGTTTGAAATAGTG
This sequence is a window from Arabidopsis thaliana chromosome 1 sequence. Protein-coding genes within it:
- a CDS encoding ubiquitin interaction motif-containing protein (ubiquitin interaction motif-containing protein; FUNCTIONS IN: molecular_function unknown; INVOLVED IN: biological_process unknown; LOCATED IN: cellular_component unknown; EXPRESSED IN: 25 plant structures; EXPRESSED DURING: 15 growth stages; CONTAINS InterPro DOMAIN/s: Ubiquitin interacting motif (InterPro:IPR003903); Has 368 Blast hits to 347 proteins in 100 species: Archae - 0; Bacteria - 0; Metazoa - 246; Fungi - 0; Plants - 41; Viruses - 0; Other Eukaryotes - 81 (source: NCBI BLink).), whose protein sequence is MADHQEDEDLKLALKMSMQYNPPEPKRSKPIEEEETGSGSQSGGESPEAKSRRLQRELMAAAAEKRMVLFPKSPSPVNKARVLPISVVGGDKDEEVVGSCLGKELSVEESDQLFSIVFGNEVSKSVLAQWTNQGIRFSPDPETTIGLVQHEGGPCGVLAALQAFVLKYLLYFPGDRVASPCMGVWTLSKDRHVVSDSFSSVTEEAKTKALVRSMCEILFMCGDNNRAVIASFTNFEDSSSNQKDEAMAGGLPIESASDLQKILRFETFTTQASAQNKLEGTITAFQSRMGALLFLISALLSRGLDSVQADRDDPNLPLVTAPFGHASQEIVNLLLCGEAVPNVFDGRMDLGGGMFLKGISKNVDVGFLTLLESLNFCKVGQNLKCPKWPIWVIGSESHYTVLFALDPSVQEENELELRESQIRRAFDARDQSGGGGFITVEAFHQVAQETNIRLPIKKLDDICATGFIVWSELWQVILELDQNLGGIKDATGLMGKKVFDIYHFNGIAKSDINGGGQAMAVEGGMVPMQRPRLTKLNVSVPPKWTPEEYMTCALPPSSSEKDSEVNQPKPVQHAPLVDCIRTRWSRAACSWSGDPPSIV
- the VIP1 gene encoding VIRE2-interacting protein 1 (VIRE2-interacting protein 1 (VIP1); FUNCTIONS IN: protein binding, sequence-specific DNA binding transcription factor activity; INVOLVED IN: cellular response to sulfate starvation, sulfate transport, DNA mediated transformation, nuclear import; LOCATED IN: nucleus; EXPRESSED IN: 23 plant structures; EXPRESSED DURING: 13 growth stages; CONTAINS InterPro DOMAIN/s: Basic-leucine zipper (bZIP) transcription factor (InterPro:IPR004827), Basic leucine zipper (InterPro:IPR011700); BEST Arabidopsis thaliana protein match is: Basic-leucine zipper (bZIP) transcription factor family protein (TAIR:AT1G06070.1); Has 1450 Blast hits to 1450 proteins in 153 species: Archae - 0; Bacteria - 51; Metazoa - 59; Fungi - 47; Plants - 1254; Viruses - 0; Other Eukaryotes - 39 (source: NCBI BLink).), with translation MEGGGRGPNQTILSEIEHMPEAPRQRISHHRRARSETFFSGESIDDLLLFDPSDIDFSSLDFLNAPPPPQQSQQQPQASPMSVDSEETSSNGVVPPNSLPPKPEARFGRHVRSFSVDSDFFDDLGVTEEKFIATSSGEKKKGNHHHSRSNSMDGEMSSASFNIESILASVSGKDSGKKNMGMGGDRLAELALLDPKRAKRILANRQSAARSKERKIRYTGELERKVQTLQNEATTLSAQVTMLQRGTSELNTENKHLKMRLQALEQQAELRDALNEALRDELNRLKVVAGEIPQGNGNSYNRAQFSSQQSAMNQFGNKTNQQMSTNGQPSLPSYMDFTKRG